In bacterium, the following proteins share a genomic window:
- a CDS encoding peroxidase-related enzyme (This protein belongs to a clade of uncharacterized proteins related to peroxidases such as the alkylhydroperoxidase AhpD.), which produces MSEQPISSFPVPDLADIPEDLRERIEEVAAKTGFVPNVFLAMAHRPAELRAFLAYHDALMAAEGGLTLAEREMIVVATSAANDCLYCTVAHGAVLRIRSKDPLLADQVAIDPTQADISDRQRAMLDFALKLCRKPASVGPADHEALRAHGFSDEDIWDIGAITALFAMSNRMAHLTAMRPNDEFYTMGRA; this is translated from the coding sequence ATGAGCGAGCAGCCGATCTCGTCGTTCCCCGTGCCCGATCTGGCCGACATCCCCGAGGACCTGCGGGAGCGCATCGAGGAGGTGGCGGCCAAGACCGGCTTTGTGCCCAACGTGTTCCTGGCGATGGCCCACCGGCCGGCGGAATTGCGGGCATTCCTCGCCTACCACGATGCGCTCATGGCGGCCGAGGGCGGGCTGACGCTCGCCGAGCGGGAGATGATCGTCGTGGCCACCAGCGCGGCCAACGATTGCCTCTACTGCACCGTCGCGCACGGGGCGGTGCTGCGCATCCGCTCCAAGGACCCGCTGCTGGCGGACCAAGTGGCGATCGACCCCACCCAGGCCGACATCAGCGACCGGCAGCGCGCCATGCTCGACTTCGCCCTGAAGCTCTGCAGGAAGCCAGCGTCGGTGGGCCCCGCCGACCACGAGGCGCTGCGGGCCCACGGCTTCAGCGACGAGGACATCTGGGACATCGGCGCCATCACAGCCCTGTTCGCCATGTCCAACCGCATGGCCCACCTCACC